A genomic segment from Bacteroidota bacterium encodes:
- a CDS encoding T9SS type A sorting domain-containing protein: MFDLIGHLVFEQNYDETEAIYINVTDFLPGLFIMKIKTEAGIYQEKFIKMHR; this comes from the coding sequence ATATTTGATCTGATAGGACATTTAGTTTTTGAACAAAATTATGATGAAACAGAAGCTATCTATATAAATGTTACTGACTTTTTACCGGGATTGTTCATCATGAAAATAAAAACAGAAGCTGGTATTTATCAGGAGAAATTTATTAAAATGCATAGATGA